In one window of Falco cherrug isolate bFalChe1 chromosome 10, bFalChe1.pri, whole genome shotgun sequence DNA:
- the MC3R gene encoding melanocortin receptor 3, which yields MNTTHFAFSFQPVLLNVTEDFNDSVLNNRSSDGFCEQVFIKAEVFLTLGIISLLENILVILAVLKNGNLHSPMYFFLCSLAVADMLVSMSNALETIMIAILSNGYLIIDDHFIQHMDNVFDSMICISLVASICNLLVIAIDRYITIFYALRYHSIMTVKKALTLIVVIWIACIICGIIFIAYSESKTVIVCLITMFFTMLFLMASLYVHMFLFARLHVKRIAALPMDGVPYQQRTCMKGAVTITILLGVFIVCWAPFFLHLILIISCPMNPYCACYTSHFNTYLVLIMCNSVIDPLIYAFRSLEMRKTFKEIVCCCYGISVGQCML from the coding sequence ATGAATACCACacactttgcattttcatttcagcctgtgctgcttAATGTCACCGAAGACTTCAACGACTCAGTTCTGAATAACAGAAGCAGCGATGGATTTTGCGAGCAGGTCTTCATAAAAGCTGAGGTCTTCTTGACTTTAGGGATCATCAGCCTCCTGGAAAACATCCTTGTCATTCTCGCAGTGCTGAAGAATGGAAACCTACATTCTCCcatgtatttcttcctttgtagCTTGGCTGTAGCAGATATGTTAGTGAGCATGTCAAATGCCTTGGAGACTATCATGATTGCAATCCTGAGCAACGGCTATTTGATCATTGATGACCACTTTATTCAGCATATGGACAATGTTTTTGACTCAatgatttgtatttctttggtAGCCTCAATTTGCAACCTCTTGGTTATAGCCATTGACAGGTACATAACTATTTTCTATGCTCTCCGTTACCACAGCATCATGACTGTGAAGAAAGCTTTAACCCTGATTGTGGTCATTTGGATTGCTTGTATCATCTGCGGCATCATATTCATTGCCTactcagaaagcaaaactgtcATTGTCTGTCTCATCACCATGTTCTTTACCATGCTCTTTCTCATGGCATCCCTTTATGTTCACATGTTCTTGTTTGCACGCCTGCATGTTAAGCGGATTGCAGCCCTCCCCATGGATGGGGTGCCCTACCAGCAGCGTACCTGCATGAAGGGAGCTGTCACCATCACTATATTACTTGGAGTCTTCATTGTTTGCTGGGCACCTTTCTTCCTTCACCTCATTCTCATCATTTCTTGCCCAATGAATCCATACTGCGCCTGCTATACCTCACACTTCAATACTTATCTGGTCTTAATAATGTGCAATTCAGTAATTGATCCACTCATTTATGCTTTCCGGAGTCTGGAAATGAGAAAGACTTTCAAAGAAATAGTGTGTTGCTGTTATGGCATAAGTGTGGGACAGTGCATGCTGTAA